The Haloplanus salinarum genome includes a region encoding these proteins:
- a CDS encoding DMT family transporter — MSAADRRSLLAFAVTGVLFGGTFVAAKAGLAYFPPLLFVALRFDVAAVALLGYAALTTERANLVPRTWRDAAGILATGVFAIGITNALLFVGQEYTTSAVAAIVFSLNPILTPVFASLLLADERLSLRGVGGMALGFVGVALVVNPDPATLMAGSLGKAILFAGAVSGALGSVLIRWSGGGLSSTVRTAWGLPIAALCCHLFSLGAGESPAAIAWTPEAVAALAYVGLLAGGVAYIAYFGLLDAAGAIRSNLVFYLVPVIAAIGGWAFLGETISTAAVVGFLTVFAGFAVIGSESVDLPTLRRRASERSPDIVDAPAADETRGIEAD, encoded by the coding sequence GTGAGCGCGGCGGATCGCCGCTCGCTTCTGGCCTTCGCGGTCACGGGCGTCCTCTTCGGAGGGACCTTCGTGGCGGCCAAGGCCGGACTCGCGTACTTCCCGCCCCTGCTTTTCGTCGCGCTCCGGTTCGACGTCGCGGCGGTGGCCCTCCTCGGCTACGCGGCGCTGACGACGGAGCGGGCGAACCTCGTCCCTCGGACGTGGCGGGACGCGGCCGGTATCCTCGCGACCGGCGTGTTCGCCATCGGGATCACGAACGCCTTGCTGTTCGTGGGCCAGGAGTACACCACGAGCGCCGTCGCCGCCATCGTGTTCAGCCTCAACCCCATCCTGACGCCCGTCTTCGCGTCGCTCTTGCTGGCCGACGAACGGCTCTCGCTCCGCGGCGTCGGCGGCATGGCGCTGGGGTTCGTCGGCGTCGCGCTAGTCGTCAACCCCGATCCGGCGACGCTGATGGCCGGCAGCCTGGGCAAGGCCATCCTCTTTGCGGGTGCGGTGAGCGGCGCCCTGGGCAGCGTCCTGATCCGGTGGTCGGGCGGCGGCCTGTCCAGTACGGTACGGACCGCCTGGGGGCTCCCCATCGCGGCGCTCTGCTGTCACCTGTTCAGCCTGGGTGCCGGCGAGTCACCCGCCGCCATCGCGTGGACGCCCGAGGCCGTCGCAGCCCTCGCCTACGTCGGCCTCCTCGCCGGTGGGGTGGCCTACATCGCCTACTTCGGTCTCCTGGACGCCGCGGGGGCCATCCGGTCGAACCTGGTCTTCTACCTGGTTCCCGTAATCGCCGCCATCGGCGGGTGGGCGTTCCTCGGGGAGACCATCTCGACGGCCGCGGTCGTCGGGTTCCTGACGGTCTTCGCCGGCTTCGCGGTGATCGGCAGCGAGTCGGTCGACCTCCCGACCCTGCGGCGCCGGGCGAGCGAACGGTCGCCCGACATCGTCGACGCGCCGGCGGCGGACGAAACCCGCGGCATCGAGGCCGACTGA
- a CDS encoding helix-turn-helix transcriptional regulator — protein sequence MESALSEIEFLALSPNRVAVLRRLAEESHTRTDLAVATGASQATLGRILRDFEERSWIRRVEGGYAATATGELIADGFLDLLAILEIEGELRPIVRYLPTDELGFDLRRFEDATITVPSGTKPNAPVKRVLDFLRTAADVRVFSHAFNEGSLRVIEERVSAGETTFEGVFSRSALDAVADDAGLRRRLGSLIDTSSATVRVRDGEIPLAVTVADGAVHMLLRDENGILQASVDTDDPAVRDWARETFEAYWETAERVDPDELTH from the coding sequence ATGGAGTCCGCACTGTCGGAGATCGAGTTCCTGGCGCTCTCGCCGAACCGGGTGGCTGTCCTCCGACGGCTCGCGGAGGAGTCCCACACGCGCACGGACCTCGCGGTGGCGACGGGCGCCTCCCAGGCGACGCTCGGGCGGATCCTACGGGACTTCGAGGAGCGGTCGTGGATCCGGCGGGTCGAGGGTGGGTACGCCGCCACCGCGACGGGCGAACTGATCGCGGACGGCTTCCTCGATCTGCTGGCGATCCTGGAGATCGAGGGCGAACTCCGGCCGATCGTCCGCTATCTTCCGACCGACGAACTCGGCTTCGACCTGCGGCGGTTCGAGGACGCGACGATCACCGTCCCGAGCGGCACGAAGCCGAACGCGCCGGTCAAGCGGGTGCTCGATTTCCTCCGGACCGCCGCGGACGTGCGGGTGTTCTCCCACGCGTTCAACGAGGGGAGCCTCCGGGTGATCGAGGAGCGGGTGAGCGCCGGCGAGACGACCTTCGAGGGCGTCTTCTCGCGGAGCGCTTTGGACGCCGTCGCCGACGACGCCGGCCTCCGTCGCCGTCTCGGCTCGCTGATCGATACCTCGTCGGCGACGGTGCGGGTCCGCGACGGCGAGATTCCGCTGGCGGTGACCGTCGCGGACGGCGCGGTCCACATGCTTCTGCGGGACGAGAACGGCATCCTGCAGGCGTCGGTCGACACCGACGACCCGGCGGTTCGCGACTGGGCACGCGAGACCTTCGAAGCGTACTGGGAGACCGCCGAGCGGGTCGATCCGGACGAACTCACCCACTG